Proteins co-encoded in one Dryobates pubescens isolate bDryPub1 chromosome 4, bDryPub1.pri, whole genome shotgun sequence genomic window:
- the GRIFIN gene encoding grifin, which produces MVLQFEALYPEGMCPGWSIVVKGETSSSTSMFEINLLCDPGDQIALHFNPRFSSSRIICNSFLANNWGKEEVNKIFPFQAKEPFQVEIYSDQDCFHIFIDENKILQYKHRQKKLSSITKLQILNDIAISSVEITKRGL; this is translated from the exons TTCGAGGCCCTGTACCCTGAGGGGATGTGTCCCGGCTGGAGCATCGTGGTCAAGGGTGAAACCAGTTCCAGCACAAGCAT GTTTGAAATTAATTTGCTCTGTGATCCTGGAGACCAAATTGCTCTCCACTTTAACCCTCGCTTCTCCAGCTCCAGAATCATCTGCAACTCCTTTCTTGCCAACAactgggggaaggaagaggttAATAAAATCTTCCCCTTCCAAGCAAAGGAGCCATTCCAG GTTGAAATCTACTCTGACCAGGACTGTTTCCACATTTTCATTGATGAAAACAAGATCTTGCAGTACAAGCATCGGCAGAAGAAGCTTTCATCCATCACCAAGCTGCAGATTCTCAATGACATTGCCATTTCTTCAGTGGAAATCACCAAACGAGGCCTTTAG